A single window of uncultured Pseudodesulfovibrio sp. DNA harbors:
- a CDS encoding BON domain-containing protein, producing MGKKTLFILFAILVASTTGCAVYPAVQVAGGAMTGYDAAMLADEYIPRGHVEGGGLTVNQDKMLQRRLRERLRINGMNVSAHVINAKAYLVGQISDRARADYAIQTASTVQGIKTITCKFYPLTTRREARKDQRIHAELAEQFKKTLRLRGADLRVEVIRSQAILLGKAQNYSQKTAAVAIASEIGDITQVIDYIAVDEPVAEGDEVASK from the coding sequence ATGGGTAAAAAAACACTCTTCATACTCTTTGCCATTTTAGTCGCTTCCACCACCGGATGTGCCGTCTATCCCGCTGTGCAAGTCGCAGGCGGTGCAATGACCGGATATGATGCTGCCATGTTGGCCGACGAATACATCCCCCGTGGACATGTTGAAGGCGGCGGATTGACAGTCAATCAGGACAAAATGCTCCAGCGCAGACTGCGCGAACGGTTACGAATCAACGGTATGAACGTGTCTGCCCATGTCATCAATGCCAAGGCCTATCTCGTCGGGCAGATATCAGATCGCGCTCGTGCAGACTACGCCATTCAGACAGCATCCACAGTGCAGGGTATTAAAACCATTACCTGCAAATTCTATCCACTCACCACACGCCGAGAAGCCCGAAAAGATCAACGGATTCACGCAGAACTCGCAGAACAATTCAAGAAGACCCTCCGCTTGCGAGGTGCTGATCTACGTGTGGAAGTCATTCGCTCACAGGCCATTCTTCTTGGTAAAGCACAGAACTATTCACAAAAGACCGCTGCCGTGGCCATTGCTTCGGAAATTGGCGACATCACTCAGGTAATCGATTACATCGCCGTGGATGAGCCTGTTGCCGAAGGTGACGAAGTCGCAAGCAAGTAA
- a CDS encoding glycosyltransferase family 39 protein, with protein MTYTTAAIWDRLAKHPWLTMTFAVFAQTWFCLSNRALWFSDEVRYANAYQNLVHGGKWMVLSLNGQPYPDKPPVYFWFLWLLDTITPMDMPGVFFLGAALSGLFFLYGAYFLARSLNFDRSISLASTLILLSTFFLVALFHYSRMDLMFAAFILLSHACLFRAFNEKTQGKWPLYAFLLAGVATLIKGPLAFIFPLLTSGIYLAWRGELKKLFTRQMGLGLLAMIGILLAWVAGVMLAEGPDFLLNTVLGKHVIQRATRTFHHRESFYYYLIAFPLAWLPWTLFLFVAPIKKYFSIKMWGELWTVRKQAGPRAFLWIMFAATFIFLSSLSGKVLIYILPMFAPLAILTSVAMHSMDEARTNRLWTLVGGLWAVFGIGLILAGDLLPFAVPIRGMGIAATLLLAGGAAIFLMRKYGNKAALLTTALAMIIWLYPVGLMVAPSLDNGMSTKRQAEIMSEYMDRGYAPYALKIYSGIFTYYAEHNFRETNHLPEFIEWTENEDKVVLAIRERHWNKWKDQLPAFHIVDRQSIAGMIYLVAIKG; from the coding sequence ATGACATATACAACCGCCGCCATCTGGGACAGGCTTGCCAAACACCCATGGCTAACCATGACATTTGCCGTGTTCGCTCAGACATGGTTCTGCCTCAGCAACCGCGCCCTCTGGTTTTCCGATGAAGTGCGTTACGCCAACGCCTACCAAAATCTCGTTCATGGCGGAAAGTGGATGGTCCTCTCACTGAACGGCCAACCCTATCCCGACAAGCCGCCCGTCTATTTCTGGTTTCTCTGGCTGCTGGACACCATCACCCCCATGGACATGCCCGGTGTCTTTTTCCTCGGCGCAGCCCTATCCGGTCTGTTTTTTCTCTATGGAGCATACTTTCTGGCCCGCTCCCTTAATTTCGACCGCTCTATCAGTTTGGCTTCCACGCTAATTCTGCTCTCCACATTCTTTCTGGTGGCCCTGTTTCATTATTCCCGCATGGACCTCATGTTTGCCGCGTTCATTTTGCTCAGCCATGCCTGTCTGTTCCGCGCATTCAACGAAAAGACTCAAGGCAAATGGCCACTTTACGCCTTTCTATTGGCTGGTGTTGCCACACTGATCAAAGGCCCACTCGCTTTCATCTTTCCATTACTGACATCCGGTATCTATCTGGCATGGCGAGGCGAGCTGAAAAAACTCTTCACCCGTCAGATGGGACTTGGCCTGCTTGCCATGATCGGGATTCTCCTCGCATGGGTGGCCGGCGTCATGCTCGCTGAAGGCCCGGACTTTCTCCTGAATACAGTCCTCGGCAAGCACGTTATCCAACGCGCCACAAGAACATTCCACCATCGTGAATCTTTCTATTACTACCTCATAGCATTCCCGCTGGCATGGCTGCCATGGACATTGTTCCTGTTCGTCGCGCCCATAAAGAAATACTTTTCCATCAAGATGTGGGGAGAACTGTGGACCGTCCGAAAACAGGCTGGTCCTCGGGCCTTCCTGTGGATCATGTTCGCCGCAACTTTCATTTTCCTGTCGAGCCTGAGTGGCAAGGTACTCATTTACATCCTGCCCATGTTCGCGCCACTAGCCATCCTGACAAGCGTGGCCATGCACTCTATGGATGAAGCCCGTACTAACCGACTCTGGACACTCGTTGGCGGGCTCTGGGCGGTATTTGGCATCGGGTTGATTCTGGCCGGCGACTTGTTGCCCTTCGCAGTCCCCATCCGGGGCATGGGCATTGCCGCGACCCTCTTGCTCGCCGGTGGTGCAGCCATTTTCCTGATGCGCAAATACGGCAACAAGGCCGCACTCCTCACGACCGCACTCGCCATGATCATCTGGCTCTATCCTGTCGGGCTCATGGTTGCTCCGTCTCTGGACAACGGTATGAGCACCAAGCGGCAGGCCGAAATCATGAGTGAATACATGGACAGAGGCTACGCCCCTTACGCGCTCAAAATATACTCCGGCATCTTCACGTACTATGCCGAGCACAATTTCAGGGAAACCAACCATCTGCCAGAATTCATCGAATGGACAGAAAACGAAGACAAGGTTGTGCTCGCCATACGTGAACGACATTGGAATAAATGGAAAGATCAGCTCCCGGCCTTTCACATAGTGGATCGACAGTCCATTGCCGGAATGATTTATCTGGTTGCCATCAAGGGATAA
- a CDS encoding phosphatase PAP2 family protein, which produces MRRHSLTQWALFSAPLLILLAILWFGFNAEADVAVYFKAHRAAHPVLKAVMKFITDWSNPFFYAVYAVMLIVAIKTHNRERLRFVLVLLVVQAIVAGLCVHFLKMTIGRPRPGQGEWFEPLSTRGAQHSLPSGHTTEITGWTLPLVQRLNRTWITALFGLFLGTVGFSRIYLGWHHPSDVFFAWLLGSVGGFATTIIAGSTLFRKKARQ; this is translated from the coding sequence ATGCGCAGACATTCCCTGACACAGTGGGCGCTCTTTTCCGCGCCCCTTCTGATACTCCTCGCCATACTCTGGTTCGGTTTCAACGCCGAAGCTGACGTGGCCGTCTATTTCAAGGCCCACCGGGCTGCTCACCCCGTACTCAAAGCCGTCATGAAATTCATCACGGACTGGAGCAACCCGTTTTTCTATGCGGTCTACGCCGTCATGCTCATCGTGGCCATCAAGACCCACAATCGTGAACGACTGCGTTTCGTTCTTGTCCTGCTCGTTGTGCAGGCCATCGTGGCCGGACTGTGTGTTCATTTCCTGAAAATGACCATTGGCCGCCCCCGCCCCGGACAAGGGGAATGGTTTGAACCACTTTCTACTCGCGGCGCACAACATTCACTGCCATCTGGACACACTACGGAAATCACGGGGTGGACCCTGCCGTTGGTTCAACGCCTGAACCGCACATGGATCACCGCACTTTTCGGTCTGTTCCTCGGAACCGTAGGCTTTTCAAGAATTTATCTCGGCTGGCATCACCCTTCTGATGTCTTCTTTGCCTGGCTGCTCGGCAGCGTGGGAGGCTTTGCCACCACCATCATCGCAGGCTCAACGCTTTTCAGGAAAAAGGCCAGACAATGA
- a CDS encoding 6-hydroxymethylpterin diphosphokinase MptE-like protein encodes MSAYPFLKDNIEYLQRTGNPAFQWLSTSDFHEEMLMNNLFINQFGIHDWRMEDGKGMFESLPPDGLYADWLHPEKARTSATIVVGANLGYGINHLLKNTPDSHKVMLMEPRAEMVLACLGQTDYRPFFENKKFHLMIPDERFLAEVVRNLDLQFVYGQIHLKSDIPSRQLGPEYAKWSRIIKNRLENFSLELSTLRFRQDVMVGNEINNFQRAMQDGSLKSIEGKGAGVGAVILGAGPSLEAMAPKLKEKQGHVFYTCALQTVPTLQRLGIKPHMCAAIDYDKSMLKIFERLDPDFVQDVPLVYSTKIDPMVLKRYPGPTLPLWTIGGLGTYVLKERDMVMDAGGNVSVTLSRFLRACGVNHLLLAGQDYAWLNGRSHSGGHHNETTNMTKQSYHQTTQNLDGEDILTTVQYMTAKRELEDDLKQAQFPIYNLYGGGVPIEGTQVVSIDKVYNEGILASAPGSVDRLRSALLNCRGNIPPIRLEPRSPMWTTSLRNAEKHLTKLFRNLAGNQSEIHGALTRIELFIKQDPLYVPYLFNETLDLAGLTRAKATYDKKDLPEFKRIAKNILKKVRQMDRMVCGAGDKAKQSAA; translated from the coding sequence ATGAGCGCATATCCCTTTCTAAAAGACAATATCGAGTACCTGCAACGCACCGGAAACCCGGCGTTTCAATGGCTGTCCACCAGTGATTTTCACGAAGAAATGCTGATGAACAATCTTTTCATCAACCAGTTCGGTATCCACGACTGGCGTATGGAAGATGGCAAAGGCATGTTTGAATCCCTGCCGCCGGATGGTTTGTACGCCGACTGGCTGCACCCGGAAAAAGCCCGGACCTCGGCGACGATCGTGGTAGGCGCCAACCTCGGATACGGCATCAACCACCTGCTCAAAAACACGCCGGATTCCCACAAGGTCATGCTCATGGAACCTCGTGCGGAAATGGTTCTCGCCTGTCTCGGTCAAACCGATTACCGCCCATTCTTCGAAAACAAGAAATTTCATCTCATGATACCGGACGAACGCTTCCTTGCCGAAGTTGTCCGCAACCTCGACCTCCAATTCGTCTACGGTCAAATTCATTTGAAAAGCGACATCCCCAGCCGTCAGCTCGGCCCAGAATACGCCAAGTGGTCACGGATCATCAAGAACCGGCTGGAAAACTTCTCACTGGAACTTTCCACCCTGCGCTTTCGACAGGATGTCATGGTCGGCAACGAAATCAATAATTTCCAACGCGCCATGCAGGACGGCAGCCTCAAATCCATTGAAGGCAAGGGCGCAGGCGTGGGTGCGGTCATTCTCGGTGCCGGTCCAAGCCTCGAAGCAATGGCTCCCAAGCTCAAAGAAAAGCAGGGGCACGTCTTCTACACCTGCGCGCTCCAAACAGTGCCGACACTCCAACGCCTCGGCATCAAGCCACATATGTGCGCAGCCATTGACTACGACAAATCAATGCTCAAAATTTTCGAACGGCTGGACCCTGATTTCGTGCAGGATGTGCCGCTCGTCTACTCCACCAAAATCGATCCCATGGTGCTCAAACGGTACCCCGGTCCCACACTTCCGCTGTGGACTATCGGCGGACTCGGGACATACGTACTCAAAGAGCGCGACATGGTCATGGATGCTGGTGGTAACGTTTCCGTGACCCTGTCCCGCTTCCTCCGCGCCTGCGGTGTAAACCACCTTTTGTTGGCCGGTCAGGACTACGCATGGTTGAATGGGAGATCCCACTCAGGCGGTCACCACAACGAAACAACAAACATGACGAAACAATCCTACCACCAGACCACACAAAATCTGGATGGCGAGGACATCCTGACCACGGTCCAGTACATGACCGCCAAACGCGAACTGGAAGACGACCTCAAACAGGCACAGTTTCCCATCTACAATTTATATGGCGGCGGTGTCCCAATCGAGGGCACACAGGTCGTGAGCATCGACAAGGTCTACAACGAGGGCATCTTGGCTTCGGCGCCCGGAAGCGTTGATCGTCTCCGTTCCGCCCTTTTGAATTGTCGCGGCAACATCCCGCCCATCCGTTTGGAGCCGCGTTCGCCCATGTGGACAACCTCCCTGCGCAACGCCGAAAAGCATCTGACCAAGCTGTTCCGCAACCTTGCAGGGAACCAGTCGGAAATCCACGGAGCCCTAACGCGCATTGAGTTGTTCATCAAGCAGGACCCGCTCTATGTTCCGTATCTCTTCAACGAAACCCTGGATCTGGCGGGCCTGACACGAGCAAAAGCCACGTATGACAAAAAGGACCTGCCCGAATTCAAACGAATCGCCAAAAACATCCTGAAAAAAGTTCGCCAAATGGACCGGATGGTCTGCGGTGCAGGCGACAAAGCCAAACAATCAGCGGCATAG
- a CDS encoding cysteine synthase, giving the protein MNNNLLALIGNTPLVEIRHLNPNPNVRILAKLECQNPGGSVKDRVAAAMIQAAEDSGELTPEKTIIEPTSGNTGVGLAMVAAIKGYRIKLLMPETASEERKMIMAAYGAELELTPGHLATDGAIEQAYRYAREEPDKYVLMDQYNNQACITAHYNGTGLEIWDQTNGEVTHCVICLGTSGTAMGIAKRLHEMGDVHVAAVEPYAGHKIQGLKNMLESYPPGIYDKKSLDEVLHVEDDVAFDYCRRLAREEGIFAGMSSGAALGGAIQLAERMESGTVVAIFPDSGERYLSTPLYRQQPGSGVTIYDMASGSDKMLNGSNGLGLYTMGPSLDDPDSIDSWRRLSLLDVFIRHMTASGVAVNAAAGLTDMDDRTLAAAREGGLSREAFAADRLTAVLDRARDMGLTESISFPLSSGSNDTSLSLCSKLLGKGLAYEKLRSVYFDVFRDKRYGEIADVDMDKVSGGHTVDLNSYVKDNPLDFTLLKRATLYDLKRGEVVETQWGNVRPSWFLQHAATALDVLPRIDVMIGSEKHRFPHLENLRAIWSTAGRELQAWMVCQQSSDSDGGRLDAVAEKLGGYRAARCWLLSVANRKPLCASDENLSMWARNWRKVQEGAAVLTLALDAKGDSVSRGVEQAVFDLKAGFKTAMDDGLKFHHFWPALFKFVKRINGWDADNSLTGAAAKACHDELMNIDSILGILDPTQMPVPLSDLPAEVQGMVADRQKAREAKDFAQSDALRDTIEKAGFRVEDTAGIPRVFKA; this is encoded by the coding sequence ATGAATAATAATTTACTCGCATTAATCGGAAATACACCGCTGGTGGAGATACGCCACCTGAACCCTAATCCAAACGTCAGGATTTTGGCGAAACTGGAGTGCCAGAACCCCGGAGGTTCGGTAAAAGACCGCGTGGCCGCCGCCATGATTCAGGCCGCCGAGGATTCTGGCGAATTGACGCCTGAAAAAACCATCATTGAACCGACGTCCGGCAATACCGGCGTTGGGCTTGCCATGGTCGCAGCCATCAAGGGGTATCGTATAAAATTGCTCATGCCGGAGACTGCTTCCGAAGAGCGCAAGATGATCATGGCCGCATATGGGGCCGAGCTTGAATTGACTCCCGGCCATCTTGCTACGGACGGAGCTATTGAGCAGGCATATCGCTATGCGCGTGAGGAACCGGATAAGTATGTCCTCATGGACCAGTACAACAATCAGGCATGTATCACCGCGCATTACAACGGCACTGGATTGGAAATCTGGGATCAGACAAACGGTGAAGTGACGCATTGCGTGATTTGTCTTGGTACATCCGGTACAGCCATGGGCATAGCCAAGCGACTGCATGAGATGGGTGACGTCCATGTTGCGGCAGTTGAGCCGTATGCTGGTCACAAGATTCAGGGCCTCAAGAATATGCTCGAATCCTACCCGCCCGGAATTTATGACAAGAAGAGCCTTGATGAAGTCCTGCACGTTGAAGATGATGTCGCCTTCGATTATTGCCGTAGACTGGCGCGGGAAGAGGGTATCTTCGCAGGCATGAGTTCAGGTGCGGCTCTTGGCGGGGCCATCCAGTTGGCCGAGCGCATGGAATCCGGCACCGTGGTTGCCATCTTCCCGGATTCTGGTGAGCGATATCTTTCTACGCCGCTGTATAGGCAGCAGCCCGGTAGTGGCGTGACTATTTACGATATGGCATCCGGCTCGGACAAGATGCTCAACGGCTCGAACGGCTTGGGCCTGTATACCATGGGGCCGAGCCTTGATGACCCGGACTCTATTGATTCATGGCGCAGGCTTTCATTGCTTGATGTTTTTATTCGGCACATGACGGCGTCCGGCGTGGCTGTGAATGCCGCCGCCGGTTTGACGGATATGGATGATCGCACACTGGCCGCTGCCCGTGAGGGTGGACTTAGTCGTGAAGCATTCGCCGCTGATCGTTTGACTGCGGTGCTTGATCGCGCCCGTGATATGGGGTTGACCGAATCCATCAGTTTCCCGCTGTCGTCCGGCAGTAACGATACGTCTTTGTCTCTGTGCAGTAAGCTGCTCGGCAAGGGCTTGGCGTATGAAAAGCTGAGAAGCGTGTATTTCGATGTGTTCCGCGACAAGCGGTACGGCGAGATCGCAGACGTTGATATGGATAAGGTTTCCGGCGGTCATACCGTGGACCTGAACTCCTACGTCAAGGATAATCCGCTTGATTTTACGTTGTTGAAACGGGCCACCCTGTATGATTTGAAACGGGGTGAGGTCGTGGAAACCCAGTGGGGCAATGTGCGTCCAAGTTGGTTCTTGCAACACGCAGCCACCGCGCTGGATGTGCTACCGCGTATTGATGTCATGATCGGTTCGGAAAAACATCGCTTTCCACATCTGGAAAATCTGCGCGCCATCTGGTCAACGGCTGGCCGGGAACTTCAAGCATGGATGGTCTGCCAACAGTCGTCGGATAGCGACGGCGGCAGACTGGATGCCGTGGCCGAAAAACTCGGCGGCTACCGTGCGGCCCGTTGCTGGTTGCTCTCGGTGGCGAACCGCAAACCACTGTGCGCATCTGATGAAAATCTCTCCATGTGGGCGCGCAACTGGCGCAAGGTGCAGGAAGGCGCAGCCGTCCTGACCCTCGCCCTCGACGCGAAAGGCGACTCGGTTTCCCGTGGCGTGGAGCAGGCTGTCTTCGACCTCAAGGCTGGCTTCAAAACAGCCATGGACGATGGCCTTAAGTTCCACCACTTCTGGCCCGCGCTCTTCAAGTTCGTCAAAAGAATCAACGGCTGGGACGCAGACAACTCCCTCACCGGAGCCGCCGCCAAAGCCTGCCATGATGAACTTATGAATATTGATTCCATCCTCGGCATCCTCGACCCCACCCAAATGCCCGTCCCCCTCAGCGATCTCCCCGCCGAGGTCCAAGGCATGGTGGCAGACCGCCAAAAAGCCCGCGAAGCCAAAGACTTCGCCCAGTCCGATGCCCTCCGAGACACAATCGAAAAAGCCGGATTCCGAGTAGAAGACACCGCCGGAATACCTAGAGTGTTTAAAGCGTAA
- the msrB gene encoding peptide-methionine (R)-S-oxide reductase MsrB has translation MTMKKTTLLGLGALLLVIGLSSIVFTSPGEKAMTDTQHAEIATLASGCFWCTESDLEKVPGVLKVVSGYAGGEEKNPTYEQVSSGMTGHREAVQVYFDPTQVSYREIIDHYWKYFDPTDDSGSFGDRGFHYTSAIFYHSDEQRKAAEASKKALDESERLDGLVVTPVLPFTTFYAAENYHQNYSRTCPIRYKTYRKFSGRDSYVKETWGDEAKIKSKGATPQPCPLPGAYVRPEDGTIKDSLTPLQYKVTQENGTERPFDNEFWDNKRDGIYVDVVTGEPLFSSKDKFESGTGWPSFTRPIQKGSIIENKDSTLGMVRTEVRSKAGDSHLGHLFDDGPQPTGQRYCINSASLRFIAKEDLKDEGYGEFIKLFK, from the coding sequence ATGACCATGAAAAAAACCACACTGCTCGGGCTGGGAGCGTTGCTTCTGGTTATCGGGCTTTCATCCATCGTGTTCACTTCTCCGGGAGAAAAAGCCATGACTGACACACAACACGCGGAAATTGCCACCCTTGCGAGCGGGTGTTTCTGGTGCACTGAATCTGATCTCGAAAAAGTTCCCGGCGTTCTCAAGGTTGTCTCCGGCTATGCTGGCGGCGAAGAAAAGAACCCGACCTACGAACAAGTATCCAGTGGCATGACCGGCCATCGCGAGGCGGTGCAGGTGTATTTCGACCCGACACAGGTCAGCTATCGTGAAATTATCGACCATTATTGGAAGTACTTTGATCCCACCGACGACAGTGGGTCTTTCGGTGATCGCGGGTTCCATTACACGTCGGCGATTTTCTATCATTCAGATGAACAGCGCAAAGCAGCCGAGGCATCGAAAAAGGCTCTCGACGAGTCCGAACGGCTCGACGGTCTGGTTGTAACGCCCGTTCTGCCGTTCACCACGTTCTATGCAGCCGAGAACTATCATCAGAATTATTCTCGCACCTGTCCGATCAGGTACAAGACCTACCGTAAGTTTTCTGGTCGTGACAGTTACGTCAAGGAAACATGGGGCGATGAGGCCAAGATCAAGTCCAAGGGGGCGACTCCACAGCCATGTCCGTTGCCCGGTGCTTACGTCAGGCCGGAAGACGGCACGATCAAGGATTCGCTGACTCCCCTACAATACAAGGTCACGCAGGAAAACGGCACGGAGCGACCTTTTGACAACGAGTTTTGGGACAACAAGCGTGACGGTATTTATGTGGATGTGGTCACGGGTGAACCTTTATTCTCGTCCAAAGACAAGTTTGAGTCCGGCACTGGATGGCCGAGCTTTACCCGTCCCATCCAGAAGGGAAGCATCATCGAGAACAAGGATTCGACCCTTGGCATGGTGAGGACCGAAGTTCGCAGCAAGGCCGGAGATTCGCATTTGGGACATTTATTTGATGATGGACCGCAGCCGACCGGTCAACGGTATTGTATTAATTCCGCTTCGCTCAGGTTTATTGCGAAGGAGGATTTGAAGGATGAGGGGTATGGGGAGTTTATAAAGTTATTTAAATAA
- a CDS encoding sigma 54-interacting transcriptional regulator produces the protein MTSTNRDTSDLSHLTTLKLVQKSLKRDIPLEESLNALLKILARDMEYVRAFMVIMDPKTENLKLSLTYSPTQVEDVTYSPGRGIIGRVFDSGESITIHRLSDDSEFLNKAFGRSEEELKKLGFICVPVLNRHSDHSEVIGALSVDVPLIPADDMAAHCQFLEVVAGIIAGHVAQLQEEMATQNHMLSQGMMNSGLDTAPPKDFVAASKAMRMVLRQSSQVAPSRATALLRGESGTGKELLADAIHKASPRADKPLIKLNCAALPSELIESELFGHQKGAFTGAFQTKRGLFEVADQGTLFLDEIGELSLDAQAKVLRAIQEKEIQRVGSEQTITVDVRLICATHQPLEELLEKGLFREDLYYRINVFPIFIPPLKERREDILPLAEHFLADFTEEYSKEVKRISTPAIELLVMYHWPGNVRELKNCMERAVLLCEEQVIRTYHLPPTLQSAESSATGTNLSFGEAVAKFEQELLIDSLKQTGGNMLQSARDLRVSYRIVNYKVKKYNIDVKKYSQSKSKSKRRNDI, from the coding sequence ATGACATCCACCAATCGAGACACCTCCGACCTCAGCCATTTGACCACGCTTAAACTGGTCCAGAAATCGCTGAAGCGGGATATCCCGCTTGAGGAGTCTTTAAACGCGCTCCTGAAAATTCTGGCCCGGGACATGGAATACGTACGGGCGTTCATGGTCATCATGGACCCCAAGACCGAGAATCTTAAACTCTCGCTCACGTACAGTCCCACCCAGGTTGAGGACGTTACTTATTCCCCCGGCCGAGGTATTATCGGCCGGGTGTTCGATTCCGGTGAATCCATCACCATTCATCGCCTGTCCGACGATTCCGAGTTCCTGAACAAGGCTTTCGGACGCAGCGAAGAAGAACTCAAGAAGCTCGGTTTCATCTGCGTGCCGGTTCTTAACCGACATTCCGATCATTCCGAGGTCATCGGCGCATTATCCGTGGATGTCCCCCTTATTCCCGCCGACGATATGGCCGCACACTGCCAGTTTCTGGAAGTTGTCGCGGGTATCATCGCGGGCCACGTTGCCCAGTTGCAGGAAGAAATGGCCACCCAGAATCACATGCTTTCGCAAGGCATGATGAACAGCGGGCTGGACACAGCACCGCCCAAGGATTTCGTAGCCGCATCAAAGGCCATGCGCATGGTCCTTCGCCAATCAAGTCAGGTCGCTCCCAGTCGGGCGACCGCTCTCTTGCGCGGCGAATCCGGTACAGGCAAGGAATTGCTGGCGGATGCCATTCACAAGGCCAGCCCTCGCGCTGACAAGCCGTTGATCAAGCTCAACTGCGCGGCCCTGCCCTCGGAACTCATTGAGTCCGAGCTGTTCGGCCACCAGAAAGGTGCGTTCACCGGGGCATTCCAGACCAAACGCGGTCTCTTTGAAGTCGCTGATCAGGGAACCTTGTTCCTCGACGAAATCGGCGAACTTTCCCTCGACGCTCAGGCAAAAGTCCTTCGCGCCATTCAGGAAAAGGAAATCCAGCGTGTCGGATCGGAACAGACCATCACAGTTGACGTGCGCCTCATCTGTGCCACCCACCAGCCGCTTGAAGAGTTGTTGGAAAAGGGGCTCTTCCGTGAAGATCTGTACTACCGCATCAACGTATTCCCTATCTTCATTCCGCCCCTCAAGGAACGACGCGAGGACATCCTGCCATTGGCAGAGCATTTTCTGGCCGATTTCACCGAGGAGTACAGCAAGGAAGTGAAGCGTATCTCTACTCCGGCTATTGAACTTCTTGTCATGTATCACTGGCCAGGAAACGTACGCGAACTCAAGAACTGCATGGAACGTGCGGTCCTGCTCTGCGAAGAACAGGTTATCCGTACTTACCACCTGCCGCCCACTCTTCAGTCGGCGGAAAGCTCGGCTACCGGCACCAACCTCTCCTTTGGTGAGGCCGTTGCCAAGTTCGAGCAGGAACTGCTCATTGATTCGCTCAAGCAGACCGGCGGCAACATGCTGCAGTCTGCCCGCGATCTCCGCGTCTCGTACCGAATCGTCAACTACAAGGTGAAGAAGTACAACATCGACGTGAAGAAATATTCGCAGTCGAAATCAAAGTCGAAACGCAGAAACGACATATAA